In the genome of Enterococcus hirae ATCC 9790, one region contains:
- a CDS encoding DUF998 domain-containing protein → MDFLRKYGFYFLLSGVVSDFLTPYVLGIFYPKLNQMTAVISLFGDVGSPVRKAFLIWSVISGCLYVLAMPALYQAFVTTSKPLALLVTAAIGLYGVTDCIFTGLFSVDTNETSWNFSTWIHNLGSGIGYGGFILFPLFVFLLYRKMGDAQLTQSFFILLVASLVFAGIYGAARIPGLNQLPVLNQLGFCQRISFFFNYLPIVWLSILHIRA, encoded by the coding sequence ATGGATTTTTTACGTAAATATGGATTTTATTTTTTATTGTCAGGAGTAGTAAGTGATTTTCTGACGCCGTATGTTTTAGGGATTTTTTATCCCAAACTTAATCAAATGACTGCTGTGATCAGTCTTTTTGGGGATGTTGGTAGTCCCGTACGAAAAGCATTTTTGATTTGGTCGGTCATATCTGGCTGCTTGTATGTTTTGGCAATGCCAGCGTTATATCAAGCTTTTGTTACTACTTCAAAACCACTTGCTTTATTAGTGACAGCTGCCATCGGTCTATATGGTGTTACAGATTGTATTTTTACCGGGTTATTTAGTGTGGACACGAACGAAACTTCTTGGAATTTTTCGACTTGGATCCACAATCTTGGTTCAGGGATTGGGTATGGTGGATTTATTTTGTTCCCTTTATTTGTTTTCTTATTGTATCGCAAAATGGGCGATGCACAATTAACTCAATCGTTTTTTATTTTACTAGTTGCCAGCTTGGTTTTTGCAGGAATTTATGGCGCAGCACGTATTCCCGGATTAAATCAATTGCCGGTTTTGAATCAGTTAGGTTTTTGTCAACGGATCAGTTTCTTCTTTAATTATTTACCAATTGTGTGGTTAAGTATCTTACACATTAGGGCATAG